One genomic segment of Ipomoea triloba cultivar NCNSP0323 chromosome 9, ASM357664v1 includes these proteins:
- the LOC116029695 gene encoding uncharacterized protein LOC116029695, which produces MIVTSWNCRGVGNREMIRHTKFLLSKKEVGAICFLETKTNKADKLLTLLSKLGFDNYFMVDTLGFVGGLLLVWNKSMLNLEVIDSNSQTIHCKVFEGGTTHLHVSFAYVRPNPRANELFWIECKTFSDALSGPWVMMGDFSDIASLNDHWGSEQINMSNLDRFCSAYSDCGLMEVSSTGPNFTWLRQIGGRTVTRKKLDHVFWNLEAQEAFPEAKARVLARTHSDHHPISFDSRAGAAPDRSARPFRFEAAWISPEDYKEIWRKA; this is translated from the coding sequence ATGATTGTGACGTCCTGGAATTGTCGAGGCGTGGGGAACCGGGAAATGATTCGCCATACTAAATTCCTTCTTTCTAAGAAGGAGGTGGGGGCGATTTGTTTCCTTGAGACCAAAACGAACAAGGCGGATAAACTGCTCACGTTGTTAAGTAAGTTGGGTTTTGATAACTATTTCATGGTTGACACTCTTGGTTTTGTAGGGGGTCTACTTTTAGTTTGGAACAAAAGTATGCTAAACCTCGAGGTGATTGATAGTAATTCTCAGACTATCCATTGCAAGGTGTTTGAGGGAGGGACTACCCATCTCCATGTGTCCTTCGCGTATGTGCGCCCCAACCCAAGAGCCAATGAGTTATTTTGGATAGAATGTAAGACTTTTAGTGACGCTCTGTCAGGGCCGTGGGTTATGATGGGGGACTTCAGTGACATTGCTAGTTTGAATGATCACTGGGGGAGCGAACAGATCAACATGAGTAATTTAGATCGATTCTGTTCAGCGTATAGTGACTGTGGTCTTATGGAGGTTAGCTCAACCGGGCCTAACTTCACTTGGCTTAGACAAATTGGAGGGCGCACGGTTACCAGGAAGAAGTTGGATCACGTTTTCTGGAACCTCGAAGCTCAGGAAGCCTTTCCCGAAGCCAAAGCTAGAGTTCTTGCTAGAACACACTCAGACCACCACCCCATCTCATTTGACAGCAGGGCAGGTGCGGCTCCGGATAGGTCAGCCAGGCCATTCCGGTTCGAGGCGGCGTGGATTTCTCCTGAAGACTATAAGGAGATTTGGAGGAAAGCTTAG